From the genome of Streptomyces sp. NBC_01341, one region includes:
- a CDS encoding holo-ACP synthase → MIIGVGIDVAEIERFGAALGRTPQLAERLFLERELLLPGGERRGIASLAARFAAKEALAKALGAPGGLLWTDAEVCVEESGRPRLEVRGTVAARAAELGVRSWHVSLSHDAGVASAVVIAEG, encoded by the coding sequence GTGATCATTGGGGTCGGGATCGATGTGGCGGAGATCGAGCGGTTCGGCGCCGCGCTGGGGCGCACGCCGCAGCTGGCCGAGCGGCTCTTCCTGGAGCGGGAACTGCTGCTGCCCGGCGGGGAACGGCGGGGTATCGCCTCGCTGGCCGCCAGGTTCGCCGCGAAGGAGGCCCTGGCCAAGGCGCTGGGCGCACCGGGCGGGCTGCTCTGGACCGACGCCGAGGTGTGCGTCGAGGAGAGCGGCCGGCCCCGGCTGGAGGTGCGCGGCACCGTCGCGGCACGGGCTGCCGAGCTCGGCGTGCGCAGCTGGCACGTCTCCCTCAGCCACGACGCGGGA